Proteins encoded by one window of Chondromyces crocatus:
- a CDS encoding protocatechuate 3,4-dioxygenase codes for MSDDARKKGSDRSLTRRKLVQALGMAMAAVPLGQLVACSSSGDGVGGSGGNGGSGGAGGAGGAGGSGGAGGGTIDPDAWATGGTASMSDDYPDPFADGPGSVCELMCAATLGPCYAATVDRKDISEGEPGLPVRLAFLIVDETCTPIEGAALDIWHCSPGGIYSGDDSIPFCNANDPDALAGRWFRGVQTSDASGRVDFDTCFPGWYSSRTIHIHFTVRINGVEFITSQLYFDDTLCDDIVATQPLYSDRGQRDTTNQTDTVVSPEDAPDYSFQVAQMPDGAMLAWKTLVLRSSTGEPLCALSGGQPPGGGGGGPPGPPPGEGGGPPGPPP; via the coding sequence ATGAGCGATGACGCCAGAAAAAAGGGCTCCGACCGATCGTTGACGCGCCGCAAGCTCGTGCAGGCTCTCGGGATGGCGATGGCCGCCGTGCCGCTGGGCCAGCTCGTGGCGTGCTCGTCCTCGGGTGATGGAGTCGGAGGCAGCGGAGGCAACGGAGGCAGCGGTGGGGCAGGCGGTGCCGGTGGCGCCGGTGGCTCAGGCGGCGCCGGTGGCGGCACGATCGACCCCGACGCCTGGGCGACGGGGGGGACGGCGTCGATGAGCGATGACTATCCCGATCCGTTCGCCGACGGGCCGGGGAGTGTCTGCGAGCTGATGTGCGCCGCGACGCTGGGGCCCTGCTATGCGGCGACGGTGGATCGGAAGGACATCAGCGAAGGGGAGCCGGGTCTCCCTGTGCGCTTGGCCTTCCTGATCGTGGACGAGACATGCACGCCCATCGAGGGGGCTGCGCTCGACATCTGGCATTGCTCGCCGGGTGGCATCTATTCGGGGGACGACTCGATCCCCTTCTGTAATGCGAACGATCCGGACGCGCTGGCGGGACGCTGGTTCCGCGGCGTGCAGACCTCGGATGCGAGTGGGCGCGTGGATTTCGATACCTGCTTCCCCGGCTGGTACAGCAGCCGGACCATTCACATCCACTTCACGGTGCGCATCAACGGGGTCGAGTTCATCACCTCGCAGCTCTACTTCGACGACACGCTGTGCGACGACATCGTCGCCACGCAGCCGCTTTACAGCGATCGTGGGCAGCGCGACACGACCAACCAGACAGACACGGTGGTCTCCCCGGAGGACGCGCCGGACTACAGCTTCCAGGTGGCGCAGATGCCAGATGGGGCGATGCTGGCGTGGAAGACGCTGGTGCTGAGGTCCTCGACGGGTGAGCCTCTCTGCGCCTTGTCCGGTGGACAGCCTCCCGGCGGTGGCGGTGGCGGCCCTCCCGGTCCTCCTCCCGGCGAGGGGGGGGGTCCTCCCGGGCCGCCCCCCTGA
- a CDS encoding sensor histidine kinase, protein MKLRLRLAVTTLVVTAPTLVALVAVDSQMRHSAAEQVLTRIAFQHMLQPGAQSRCETEPDRWGGTPLPRSERPPPGADSPWDVRPAPPEAPPWGAPPSGAPWPMHHGPPEEPPWDDPPPRPPFPSWSDRDASGPPPRAGEPPVLFAYDERFESHNHRAPPLAPELIEAISDRDIASPPLSFQGAIVEVLIRMPWGKGPCTFVLARGTTGPGFLGAILPASRIWLIPVGIVSVAVLLAVGPVVRRIRKLTEAVRQSAFAGFTESVSIGGRDEITELGRAFDAASRAVRTQLAEKDLRERALRDFLANTTHDVMIPLTVLQAHLSTLQESTARGEAVDMSVLVSAMDEAHYLASLVHNLAIAAKLDAGEQKLHRGPVDLNALVTRVIGRHRPIARQLEISLDHAVPELPLIIEGDVTLIEQAVSNVVYNAIRHNHPGGHVAVVVEPIQHDRFRLRVLDDGPGIPADDLTRLVERGFRGNEARTRAPDGQGLGLNIACRVAELHGLSLNFQPSEYGGLQVDLEGTRLPA, encoded by the coding sequence ATGAAGCTTCGCCTCCGCCTGGCCGTCACCACCCTCGTCGTCACCGCCCCGACCCTCGTCGCCCTCGTCGCGGTCGACTCGCAGATGCGCCACAGCGCGGCCGAGCAAGTCCTCACCCGCATCGCCTTTCAGCACATGCTCCAGCCCGGCGCGCAGTCGCGGTGCGAGACCGAGCCGGACCGCTGGGGCGGCACCCCCCTGCCGCGTTCGGAGAGACCACCGCCTGGCGCCGACTCCCCCTGGGACGTGCGCCCTGCCCCGCCAGAGGCCCCCCCGTGGGGCGCCCCTCCATCCGGCGCCCCCTGGCCCATGCACCATGGCCCGCCAGAGGAGCCCCCCTGGGACGACCCTCCGCCGAGACCACCCTTCCCTTCCTGGTCCGACCGCGACGCCTCCGGCCCTCCGCCGCGCGCCGGGGAGCCTCCCGTTCTGTTCGCTTACGACGAGCGCTTCGAATCCCACAACCACCGCGCGCCGCCCCTTGCTCCCGAGCTGATCGAGGCAATCTCCGACCGTGACATCGCCTCCCCACCCCTCTCCTTCCAGGGCGCCATCGTCGAGGTCCTCATCCGTATGCCGTGGGGCAAGGGCCCCTGCACCTTCGTGCTCGCGCGCGGGACCACCGGCCCGGGGTTCCTCGGGGCCATCCTGCCCGCCAGCCGTATCTGGCTCATCCCCGTCGGCATCGTCAGCGTCGCCGTCCTCCTCGCCGTGGGGCCGGTCGTCCGTCGCATCCGGAAGCTCACCGAGGCCGTGCGCCAGTCCGCCTTCGCCGGCTTCACCGAGAGCGTGTCCATCGGCGGACGAGACGAGATCACCGAACTCGGCCGCGCCTTCGACGCGGCCAGCCGTGCCGTCCGCACTCAGCTTGCCGAGAAGGACCTTCGCGAGCGAGCCCTGCGCGACTTCCTCGCCAACACCACCCACGACGTCATGATCCCGCTGACCGTGCTCCAGGCGCACCTATCCACGCTCCAGGAGTCCACCGCTCGAGGCGAGGCCGTCGACATGAGCGTCCTGGTCTCCGCGATGGACGAAGCGCACTACCTCGCCTCGCTCGTGCACAACCTCGCCATTGCCGCCAAGCTCGACGCCGGCGAACAGAAGCTCCACCGCGGCCCCGTCGACCTGAATGCCCTCGTCACCCGGGTCATCGGCCGGCATCGCCCCATCGCGCGCCAACTCGAGATCTCACTCGACCACGCCGTCCCTGAACTCCCCCTGATCATCGAGGGTGACGTCACGCTGATCGAGCAAGCCGTGAGCAACGTCGTGTACAATGCCATCCGCCACAACCATCCCGGCGGCCACGTGGCAGTCGTCGTGGAGCCCATCCAGCACGACCGCTTCCGACTTCGCGTCCTCGACGACGGCCCGGGCATCCCTGCAGACGACCTCACCCGCCTCGTCGAGAGAGGCTTCCGGGGCAACGAAGCCCGCACCCGCGCGCCTGACGGTCAGGGTCTCGGCCTCAACATCGCCTGCCGCGTCGCCGAGCTGCACGGCCTGTCGCTGAACTTCCAGCCTTCGGAATATGGTGGACTCCAGGTCGATCTCGAAGGGACACGCCTCCCTGCTTGA